Proteins from one Arthrobacter sp. DNA4 genomic window:
- a CDS encoding LysR substrate-binding domain-containing protein, with protein sequence MFEPAQLRSFLAVADTLSFTKAAERLGLAQPTISQHIRKLEAAAKRTLITRDTRDVRLTDNGDAMAGFARNILSAHDAAARYFSGSAMRGRLRFGTADDLAITGLPRILREFRQIYPQINLELTVGQSDQLYRKLNAGQLDLVFVKWVAGAKDGTVVQHDSFSWVGLEQTVMEPGTPVPLIAYPAPSLSRKLAIDALEANGRTWRITCTTRQISGVLAAVRAGIGVAVMPTSLVPEDLKIITRRFDLPAVGDVDFTLIRNPLANAEVIDALTQSIVGRTINRQT encoded by the coding sequence ATGTTCGAACCAGCACAGTTGCGCTCCTTCCTGGCGGTAGCGGACACCCTGAGCTTCACCAAGGCTGCTGAACGCCTGGGCCTGGCCCAGCCCACCATCAGCCAGCACATCCGCAAACTTGAAGCAGCCGCCAAGCGCACCCTGATCACCAGGGACACCCGCGACGTCAGGCTCACGGACAACGGCGATGCGATGGCCGGTTTCGCCCGGAACATTCTGTCCGCGCACGACGCCGCCGCCCGCTATTTCTCGGGGTCGGCCATGCGCGGCCGGCTGCGGTTCGGAACCGCTGACGACCTCGCGATCACCGGGCTGCCCCGGATCCTGCGCGAGTTCCGGCAGATCTACCCGCAGATCAACCTCGAACTCACAGTGGGCCAAAGCGACCAGCTGTACCGAAAGCTCAACGCCGGCCAACTGGACCTCGTCTTCGTGAAGTGGGTGGCCGGGGCCAAAGACGGCACCGTGGTCCAGCACGATTCGTTTTCCTGGGTGGGCCTGGAACAAACGGTGATGGAACCGGGAACTCCCGTACCCCTGATTGCCTATCCCGCCCCCAGCCTCAGCCGAAAATTGGCCATCGATGCACTGGAGGCCAACGGCAGGACGTGGCGGATCACGTGCACCACCCGGCAGATCAGCGGGGTCCTGGCAGCGGTCAGGGCGGGCATCGGCGTGGCCGTCATGCCCACGTCGCTGGTGCCCGAAGACCTGAAGATCATCACCCGGCGCTTCGATCTTCCCGCTGTGGGGGACGTTGACTTCACCCTGATCCGCAATCCGCTGGCCAATGCTGAGGTGATCGACGCCCTGACCCAGTCGATTGTCGGCAGGACCATTAACCGCCAAACTTAA
- a CDS encoding bifunctional proline dehydrogenase/L-glutamate gamma-semialdehyde dehydrogenase: protein MTHVAMEPAVAKAATPQTVDVDVPQAKALANEAVALVRRWLTEAAKVPVDASAEQLAGVLKDPNGLDFTVGFVDGVVRPEDLNVAARNLAKLAPKVPAFLPWYMRSAVALGGTMAPVLPQVVIPVARKVLREMVGHLIVDATDAKLGPAIAKIKKDGIKLNVNLLGEAVLGEHEASRRLEGTHTLLGRPDVDYVSIKVSSTVAPHSAWAFDEAVEHVVEKLTPLFQRAASFPKAKFINLDMEEYKDLDMTIAVFTRILDKPEFKNLEAGIVLQAYLPDALSAMIRLQDWAAERRANGGAGIKVRVVKGANLPMEQVEASLHDWPLATWGSKQDSDTSYKSVINYALHPERIKNIRIGVAGHNLFDIAFAWLLAKQRGVESGIEFEMLLGMAQGQAEAVKKDVGSLLLYTPVVHPSEFDVAIAYLIRRLEEGASQENFMSAVFELSENEGLFEREKQRFLSSLEALDNTVPLPNRRQDRSLPPAAMPHTGFRNTPDTDPALLTNRIWGRAILGRVPSSTLGNASVKAAFINDEETLNSAIANAVEKGKAWGGLSGSERAEILHRAGEILEARRADLLEVMASETGKTIDQGDPEVSEAVDFAHYYAESARKLDTVDGATFVPAKLTVVTPPWNFPVAIPAGSTLAALAAGSAVVIKPAKQAARSGAVMVEALWEAGVPKGVLTMVQLGERELGRQLISHPAVDRVILTGGYETAELFRSFRKDLPLLAETSGKNAIIVTPSADLDLAAKDVAYSAFGHAGQKCSAASLVILVGSVATSKRFHNQLIDAVTSLKVGYPQDPTSQMGPIIEPANGKLLNALTTLGEGESWAVEPAKLDGTGRLWSPGVRYGVKRGSYFHLTEFFGPVLGVMTADTLEEAIAIQNQIEYGLTAGLHSLNSEELGIWLDTIQAGNLYINRGITGAIVQRQPFGGWKKSAVGAGTKAGGPNYLAGLGDWLPAEASAKAPVANAAVRRILNAAGPALEPAGLESVQRALASDAEAWADEFGTAKDVSGLGAERNIFRYRSLPVTIRLSEGAPLAHLVRTVAAGVLAGSAVTVSTAVELPAQLRSVLTALDIDVTVESDAGWLASAGHLAAAGKLSGARIRLIGGNASALAEATGGRPDLAIYAHPVTEAGRVELLPFLHEQAVSITAHRFGTPNHLSDALI from the coding sequence ATGACCCACGTTGCAATGGAACCGGCAGTCGCCAAGGCGGCCACCCCGCAGACCGTCGACGTCGACGTCCCCCAGGCAAAGGCCCTCGCCAATGAAGCGGTCGCCCTGGTCCGGCGCTGGCTCACCGAGGCCGCCAAGGTTCCGGTGGACGCTTCCGCGGAGCAGCTGGCCGGCGTCCTGAAGGACCCCAACGGCCTGGACTTCACGGTGGGCTTCGTGGACGGCGTGGTCCGTCCCGAGGACCTCAACGTCGCCGCCCGCAACCTCGCGAAACTGGCCCCCAAGGTTCCCGCCTTCCTGCCCTGGTACATGCGCAGCGCCGTGGCACTGGGCGGCACCATGGCTCCCGTCCTGCCGCAGGTGGTCATCCCCGTGGCCCGCAAGGTCCTGCGCGAAATGGTGGGCCACCTGATCGTTGATGCCACCGACGCCAAGCTGGGCCCGGCCATCGCCAAGATCAAGAAGGACGGCATCAAGCTCAACGTCAACCTCCTGGGCGAGGCAGTCCTCGGCGAGCACGAGGCATCCCGCCGCCTCGAAGGCACGCACACGCTGCTGGGCCGCCCGGACGTCGACTACGTCTCCATCAAGGTCTCCTCCACCGTGGCCCCGCACTCCGCCTGGGCCTTCGACGAAGCCGTGGAACACGTCGTCGAAAAGCTCACGCCGCTCTTCCAGCGCGCCGCCTCCTTCCCCAAGGCCAAGTTCATCAACCTGGACATGGAGGAATACAAGGACCTGGACATGACCATCGCGGTGTTCACCCGGATCCTGGACAAGCCCGAGTTCAAGAACCTTGAGGCCGGCATCGTGCTCCAGGCCTACCTCCCGGACGCCCTGTCCGCCATGATCCGGCTGCAGGACTGGGCTGCCGAACGCCGTGCCAACGGTGGCGCCGGCATCAAGGTCCGCGTGGTCAAGGGCGCCAACCTGCCCATGGAACAGGTGGAAGCTTCGCTGCACGACTGGCCGCTGGCCACCTGGGGTTCCAAGCAGGACTCCGACACCAGCTACAAGAGCGTCATCAACTACGCGCTGCACCCCGAACGCATCAAGAACATCCGCATCGGCGTCGCAGGCCATAACCTGTTCGACATTGCCTTCGCCTGGCTCCTGGCCAAGCAGCGCGGTGTGGAGTCCGGCATCGAATTCGAGATGCTGCTGGGCATGGCGCAGGGCCAGGCCGAGGCCGTCAAGAAGGACGTCGGCTCGCTGCTGCTTTACACCCCGGTGGTGCACCCGTCCGAGTTCGACGTCGCCATCGCCTACCTGATCCGCCGCCTGGAAGAGGGCGCCAGCCAGGAAAACTTCATGTCAGCGGTCTTCGAGCTCAGCGAAAACGAAGGGCTGTTCGAGCGCGAGAAGCAGCGCTTCCTCTCCTCGCTGGAGGCCCTGGACAACACCGTTCCGCTGCCCAACCGCCGGCAGGACCGCAGCCTTCCCCCCGCGGCGATGCCGCACACCGGTTTCCGCAACACCCCGGACACCGACCCCGCGCTGCTTACCAACCGCATCTGGGGCCGGGCCATCCTTGGCCGCGTCCCGTCCTCCACGCTGGGCAACGCCTCCGTCAAGGCCGCGTTCATCAATGACGAGGAAACGCTGAACTCGGCCATTGCCAACGCCGTGGAGAAGGGCAAGGCCTGGGGCGGGCTCTCCGGCAGCGAGCGCGCAGAAATCCTGCACCGCGCCGGTGAGATCCTGGAAGCCCGCCGCGCCGACCTCCTCGAGGTCATGGCCAGCGAGACCGGCAAGACAATCGACCAGGGCGACCCCGAGGTCAGCGAGGCCGTGGACTTCGCCCACTACTACGCCGAATCCGCGCGCAAGCTGGACACGGTCGACGGCGCCACATTCGTCCCAGCCAAGCTCACTGTTGTCACGCCGCCCTGGAACTTCCCGGTCGCCATCCCGGCAGGGTCCACGCTTGCGGCACTCGCCGCCGGATCCGCCGTCGTGATCAAGCCTGCCAAGCAGGCCGCCCGCAGCGGCGCCGTCATGGTGGAGGCCCTGTGGGAGGCCGGTGTGCCCAAGGGCGTGCTGACCATGGTCCAGCTGGGGGAGCGGGAACTGGGCCGGCAGCTGATCAGCCACCCTGCCGTGGACCGAGTGATCCTCACCGGCGGCTACGAAACTGCGGAGCTGTTCCGGTCCTTCCGCAAGGACCTGCCGCTCCTTGCTGAAACGAGCGGCAAGAACGCCATCATCGTCACGCCCAGCGCAGACCTGGACCTGGCGGCCAAGGATGTGGCCTACTCCGCGTTCGGCCACGCCGGCCAGAAGTGCTCCGCTGCCTCGCTGGTGATCCTGGTGGGCTCCGTGGCGACGTCCAAGCGGTTCCACAACCAGCTGATCGACGCCGTCACGTCCCTGAAGGTGGGCTACCCGCAGGACCCCACCAGCCAGATGGGCCCCATCATCGAACCCGCCAACGGCAAGCTCCTTAACGCCCTCACCACGCTGGGTGAGGGTGAGAGCTGGGCTGTGGAACCGGCGAAGCTGGACGGGACCGGCCGGCTGTGGAGCCCGGGCGTGCGCTACGGCGTCAAGCGCGGCTCCTACTTCCACCTGACCGAATTCTTCGGCCCGGTCCTGGGCGTGATGACCGCTGACACCCTGGAAGAGGCCATCGCCATCCAGAACCAGATCGAATACGGCCTCACGGCAGGCCTGCACTCCCTCAACTCCGAGGAACTGGGCATTTGGCTGGACACCATCCAGGCCGGCAACCTCTACATCAACCGCGGCATCACCGGTGCCATCGTCCAGCGCCAGCCATTCGGCGGCTGGAAGAAGTCGGCCGTCGGCGCCGGCACGAAGGCCGGTGGCCCCAACTACCTGGCCGGCCTGGGCGACTGGCTCCCCGCGGAGGCATCCGCCAAGGCTCCGGTAGCCAACGCGGCCGTCCGCCGCATCCTCAACGCGGCAGGTCCCGCCCTGGAGCCGGCAGGCCTTGAGTCCGTCCAGCGGGCCCTGGCATCCGATGCCGAGGCGTGGGCTGACGAGTTCGGCACTGCCAAGGACGTCTCCGGGCTGGGCGCGGAGCGCAACATCTTCCGCTACCGCAGCCTGCCGGTCACCATCCGCCTCTCCGAAGGCGCGCCGCTGGCGCACCTGGTCCGGACTGTGGCGGCTGGAGTGCTGGCGGGGTCGGCCGTCACGGTGTCCACCGCCGTCGAACTTCCTGCCCAGCTGCGCTCCGTGCTCACCGCACTGGACATCGACGTGACGGTGGAGTCCGACGCCGGCTGGCTGGCTTCCGCCGGACACCTCGCCGCCGCGGGCAAGCTTTCAGGCGCCCGCATCCGCCTGATCGGGGGCAATGCCTCCGCTCTGGCCGAAGCCACCGGCGGCAGGCCCGACCTGGCCATCTACGCCCACCCCGTCACGGAGGCCGGCCGCGTGGAGCTGCTGCCGTTCCTGCATGAGCAGGCTGTCAGCATCACCGCCCACCGGTTCGGTACCCCGAACCATCTGTCGGACGCGCTGATCTAG
- a CDS encoding amino acid permease: MSSKDLSQSIMRRKPIDDIEEESKHSGLFKSLGLWQLTAIGVGGIIGVGIFSLAGLVAAGSEGTPGVGPAVLISFLIAGLASAAAALSYAEFAGMIPRAGSAYTYGYVALGEVIGWFIGWDLLLEYIAIVAVVAIGISGYLDAFLTGIGIHLPTWMTSTFDEGKGGIVNIPAILVCLLVTWILSRGTKAFGRFELIAVAIKVILILFIIGLGVFYIDTNNYNPFMPSGFGPVVAGSATVFFAVFGYDAMSTAAEEAKDGKKHMPKAIVLSLIIAMLLYVAATLVLTGMQNYKDIDPKAGFASAFTSVGLPVIATIISVFAVLSILTVMLTFLLGVTRVWFSMSRDGLLPGWFAKTDRHGTPQRVTWIGGIASAFLAGVFPIKAVADLTNIGILAAFVVVCLSVIIFRYKRPDAPRTFRLPLMPVIPAFGVLASAFLMLQLHWETWLRFVVWLIIGLVIYFGYGRKHSLMNPNSPRHEELAELHRPLS; this comes from the coding sequence ATGAGCAGCAAAGATTTGAGCCAATCGATCATGCGGCGAAAGCCCATCGATGACATCGAAGAAGAGAGCAAGCACAGCGGACTGTTCAAGTCCCTCGGGCTGTGGCAGCTCACCGCCATTGGCGTTGGCGGGATTATCGGCGTCGGCATCTTCTCCCTCGCGGGGCTGGTGGCCGCCGGCAGTGAAGGCACACCCGGGGTGGGGCCCGCGGTGCTGATTTCCTTCCTGATTGCAGGCCTCGCCTCCGCGGCCGCCGCCCTCTCCTACGCAGAGTTCGCCGGCATGATCCCGCGCGCGGGCTCCGCCTACACCTACGGCTACGTGGCCCTTGGCGAGGTGATCGGCTGGTTCATCGGCTGGGACCTGCTGCTGGAATACATCGCCATCGTCGCCGTGGTGGCCATCGGCATCTCCGGTTACCTGGACGCCTTCCTGACCGGCATCGGCATCCACCTGCCCACCTGGATGACCTCCACCTTTGACGAAGGCAAGGGCGGGATCGTCAATATCCCGGCCATCCTCGTCTGCCTCCTGGTCACCTGGATCCTCTCCCGTGGCACCAAGGCGTTCGGCCGGTTCGAACTAATCGCCGTGGCCATCAAGGTCATCCTGATCCTGTTCATCATCGGGCTCGGCGTCTTCTACATCGACACCAACAACTACAACCCGTTCATGCCGAGTGGGTTCGGTCCCGTGGTGGCAGGCTCCGCCACCGTCTTCTTCGCCGTGTTCGGCTACGACGCCATGAGTACCGCAGCCGAGGAAGCCAAGGACGGCAAGAAGCACATGCCCAAGGCCATCGTGCTCTCGCTCATCATCGCCATGCTCCTTTATGTTGCCGCCACCCTGGTCCTCACCGGCATGCAGAACTACAAGGACATCGACCCCAAGGCAGGCTTCGCCTCCGCCTTCACTTCCGTGGGCCTGCCCGTCATCGCCACCATCATTTCGGTGTTCGCGGTCCTGTCCATCCTCACCGTGATGCTCACCTTCCTGCTCGGCGTCACACGCGTCTGGTTCTCCATGAGCCGTGACGGCCTGCTCCCCGGCTGGTTTGCCAAGACCGACCGGCACGGCACCCCGCAGCGCGTCACCTGGATCGGCGGCATCGCCTCCGCCTTCCTCGCCGGCGTCTTCCCCATCAAGGCAGTCGCGGACCTCACCAACATCGGCATCCTGGCCGCGTTCGTCGTCGTTTGCCTGTCCGTGATCATCTTCCGTTACAAGCGCCCTGATGCTCCCCGTACGTTCCGCCTGCCCCTGATGCCCGTCATCCCGGCGTTCGGTGTCCTGGCCTCCGCCTTCCTGATGCTGCAGCTGCACTGGGAAACCTGGCTGCGGTTCGTGGTGTGGCTGATCATCGGTCTGGTCATCTACTTCGGCTACGGCCGCAAGCACTCGCTGATGAACCCCAACAGCCCCCGCCACGAGGAACTCGCAGAGCTGCACCGCCCGCTTTCCTGA
- a CDS encoding LysR substrate-binding domain-containing protein — MLDVRRLRLLRELSIRGTLAEVAEALQYSPSSVSQQLALLEKEVGVELLRKTGRRVQLTPQAEVLVAHTAQLLETMEQAEADLAASLTTVTGTVRIAVFQSAALALMPDTLTRMAATYPEVRIEMIQREPETALHETWARDFDLVIAEQYPGHAAPRYPELDKVKLTTDAIRLAVPPASGGGPAIRSLEDTADLAWVMEPRGAASRHWAEQACRSAGFEPDVRFETADLQAQARLIESGNAVALMPDLVWTGRGTTAQLLELPGKPHRTIFTSVRRSSTQRPAILAARETLAAAAAAVATDDAG, encoded by the coding sequence ATGCTTGATGTGCGCAGGCTGCGGCTGCTCCGTGAATTAAGCATCCGTGGGACGCTGGCGGAGGTGGCCGAGGCGCTTCAGTACAGCCCGTCGTCGGTATCGCAGCAGCTGGCCCTCCTGGAGAAGGAAGTGGGCGTCGAGCTGCTCCGGAAGACGGGCCGGCGGGTGCAGCTGACGCCCCAGGCGGAAGTGCTGGTGGCACACACCGCGCAGCTGCTGGAAACCATGGAGCAGGCAGAAGCGGACCTGGCTGCATCCCTGACCACGGTCACGGGGACGGTGCGGATCGCGGTGTTCCAGTCCGCGGCGCTCGCCCTGATGCCGGACACCCTGACGCGCATGGCCGCGACGTACCCCGAGGTGCGGATCGAGATGATCCAGCGTGAGCCCGAGACGGCGCTGCATGAAACGTGGGCGCGGGACTTCGACCTGGTGATTGCCGAGCAGTATCCGGGACACGCGGCGCCGCGCTACCCCGAGTTGGACAAGGTGAAGCTGACCACCGACGCCATCCGGCTGGCCGTTCCGCCCGCGTCCGGCGGCGGCCCCGCGATCCGTTCCCTGGAGGACACGGCAGACCTGGCCTGGGTCATGGAACCGCGCGGCGCCGCATCGCGGCACTGGGCAGAACAGGCGTGCCGCAGTGCAGGATTCGAGCCCGATGTCCGGTTTGAAACCGCCGACCTGCAGGCGCAGGCCCGCCTGATCGAGTCCGGCAATGCCGTGGCCCTGATGCCGGACCTGGTGTGGACGGGCCGCGGCACCACCGCGCAGCTCCTGGAGCTGCCGGGCAAGCCGCACCGCACCATTTTCACCTCGGTGCGCCGCTCCAGCACCCAGCGCCCGGCCATCCTGGCAGCCAGGGAAACCCTGGCTGCGGCTGCGGCGGCGGTGGCAACGGACGACGCCGGGTGA
- the panD gene encoding aspartate 1-decarboxylase yields MNRTMFKSKIHRATVTHADLHYVGSVTVDLDLLEAADILPGELVSIVDVTNGARLETYTIAGERGSGVIGINGAAAHLMHENDIVILITYAEMTTEEARAYEPKVVHVDRDNRIIQLGNDPAESLTPGMMRPPFALNNATL; encoded by the coding sequence ATGAATCGAACAATGTTCAAGTCCAAAATCCACAGGGCCACCGTCACGCACGCCGACCTGCACTACGTCGGCTCGGTCACCGTTGACCTCGACCTGCTCGAAGCCGCCGACATCCTGCCCGGCGAGCTGGTGTCCATTGTGGACGTCACCAACGGCGCGCGGCTTGAAACCTACACGATCGCCGGCGAGCGCGGTTCCGGCGTCATCGGCATCAACGGTGCAGCGGCGCACCTCATGCACGAGAACGACATCGTCATCCTCATTACCTACGCGGAAATGACCACCGAAGAGGCCAGGGCCTACGAGCCCAAGGTGGTCCACGTGGACCGGGACAACCGGATCATCCAGCTGGGCAACGACCCCGCCGAAAGCCTCACCCCCGGCATGATGCGCCCCCCTTTCGCGCTTAACAACGCCACCCTGTAA
- a CDS encoding AEC family transporter yields MLGVLAGFFVVWCIILVGWFVGRQRILGDNARPVLSGLTFFVASPALLFETLSKARLQEVFAEPLLVTAVAAITTAAIFFALARFWLKRALPESLMSAMSASLANSANLGIPIAVYVLGDASYVAPLLIFQLAFFTPMFLMILDSSTSTHRTTVLGFFLMILRNPMIVGSGLGLLVAGTGFQVPALVMEPIHLIGGAAIPAMLMAFGVSLNGTRPLQASSGRRVDTLLASGFKLAVQPALAYVFARFALGMDGHALFAVVVTSSLPTAQNVFVAASRYQTGLTVAKDTVLITTVVAVPAMIGVALLLA; encoded by the coding sequence TTGCTAGGGGTGCTGGCAGGGTTCTTCGTGGTCTGGTGCATCATCCTGGTGGGATGGTTCGTGGGCCGGCAGCGGATCCTCGGCGATAACGCCCGCCCCGTACTGAGCGGCCTGACGTTCTTCGTGGCCAGCCCGGCGCTCCTTTTCGAAACCCTGAGCAAGGCCCGCCTGCAGGAAGTCTTCGCCGAGCCGCTGCTGGTCACGGCGGTGGCGGCGATTACCACTGCCGCCATCTTCTTCGCCCTGGCCAGGTTCTGGCTGAAGCGGGCCCTCCCGGAATCGCTGATGTCCGCCATGTCCGCGTCCCTTGCGAACTCGGCGAACCTGGGTATTCCCATCGCGGTATATGTCCTGGGCGATGCCAGCTACGTGGCGCCGCTGCTGATCTTCCAGCTGGCCTTCTTCACCCCGATGTTCCTGATGATCCTGGACTCGAGCACCAGCACGCACCGGACCACGGTCCTGGGATTCTTCCTGATGATCCTGCGCAATCCCATGATCGTGGGCTCAGGCCTGGGGCTGCTGGTGGCAGGCACCGGTTTCCAGGTTCCGGCGCTGGTCATGGAGCCGATCCACCTGATTGGCGGGGCCGCGATTCCCGCCATGCTGATGGCGTTCGGGGTGAGCCTGAACGGCACGCGGCCCCTGCAGGCTTCGTCCGGACGCCGGGTGGATACCCTGCTGGCAAGTGGCTTCAAGCTCGCTGTCCAGCCGGCCTTGGCTTATGTTTTTGCCCGCTTCGCGCTTGGCATGGACGGCCATGCGCTGTTTGCGGTGGTGGTGACGTCCTCCCTGCCCACCGCGCAGAATGTGTTTGTGGCCGCCAGCCGTTACCAAACCGGGCTTACCGTCGCCAAGGACACCGTGCTGATCACCACCGTGGTGGCAGTGCCCGCCATGATCGGTGTCGCGCTGCTGCTGGCGTGA
- a CDS encoding FAD-dependent oxidoreductase: MNTVLDTVVIGGGAMGSAAAWALSRRGRQVTLVEQFGPGHKIGASHGATRNLNPGYHQPDYVAMLAEGLALWDELEQDSGVQLLARTGVVTHGPGGDLPKVAAALTEAGISAEFLSPGEAGERWRGIRFDQQVLLMPDGGQLNPEAALPAFQRLASALGAEIRHHTKVVDFEVFDDGVRLVLESAAGTEVVTAAQAVVTAGGWTEKLLAKVVGTAGAALRIPKLRVTQEQPAHFRVADPGAVWPGFNHYPGPDYQGWYSPVYGMQTPGEGIKAGWHGVGPVVDPDLRDFLPEPTQLAALQEYARQWLPGVDPDSFEAISCTYTTTPDEDFVLDRIGPVVIGAGFSGHGFKFTPVVGRILADLATGTRPAPSIFRASR, from the coding sequence ATGAATACTGTGCTGGATACCGTAGTGATCGGTGGTGGCGCCATGGGCTCGGCCGCCGCGTGGGCACTGTCCCGCCGCGGCCGGCAGGTGACGCTCGTGGAGCAGTTCGGCCCCGGGCACAAGATCGGCGCGTCCCACGGCGCCACCCGAAACCTCAACCCGGGCTACCACCAGCCGGACTACGTGGCCATGCTGGCCGAGGGGCTGGCCCTATGGGACGAGCTGGAGCAGGACAGCGGCGTGCAGCTGCTGGCGCGCACCGGCGTCGTCACCCATGGTCCTGGCGGCGACCTCCCGAAAGTCGCCGCAGCCCTCACCGAGGCCGGCATCAGCGCCGAATTCCTGTCCCCCGGTGAGGCCGGCGAACGCTGGCGCGGCATCCGGTTCGACCAGCAGGTCCTGCTTATGCCCGACGGCGGCCAGCTCAACCCCGAGGCGGCGCTGCCCGCCTTCCAGCGTCTCGCCTCCGCCCTGGGCGCCGAGATCCGGCACCATACCAAGGTGGTGGACTTCGAGGTGTTCGACGACGGCGTGCGGCTGGTGCTGGAATCGGCTGCGGGCACGGAGGTGGTCACCGCAGCCCAGGCCGTGGTGACGGCGGGCGGCTGGACGGAGAAGCTGCTGGCCAAGGTGGTGGGCACGGCTGGCGCAGCGTTGCGGATCCCGAAGCTCAGGGTGACCCAGGAGCAGCCGGCGCATTTCCGCGTGGCGGACCCCGGCGCGGTGTGGCCCGGCTTCAACCACTACCCGGGCCCGGATTACCAGGGCTGGTACTCCCCCGTGTACGGAATGCAGACCCCCGGCGAAGGCATCAAGGCCGGCTGGCACGGGGTGGGCCCGGTGGTGGACCCGGACCTGCGGGACTTTCTGCCGGAACCAACGCAGCTGGCAGCGCTGCAGGAGTACGCACGGCAGTGGCTGCCCGGCGTTGACCCCGATTCGTTCGAGGCCATCAGCTGCACGTACACCACCACCCCGGACGAGGACTTTGTCCTGGACCGCATCGGGCCCGTGGTGATCGGTGCGGGCTTCTCCGGCCATGGCTTCAAGTTCACCCCGGTGGTGGGGCGGATCCTGGCCGACCTTGCCACCGGGACCCGGCCCGCGCCGTCGATCTTCCGCGCGTCCCGCTAG
- a CDS encoding D-TA family PLP-dependent enzyme, whose protein sequence is MMTIPEEVDTPEILVDRDVLQRNIDRMAAAVHAKGLNLRPHVKTHKVPEIAQLQLAAGAVGITVATLGEAEVFAGHGATDIFIAYPIWVGPRQAERLRRLAATIKISVGLDSREAAQAMGASLDDAASDFDVLLEIDSGHHRSGIAPGAVVDVARAAARAGLRVRGVFTFPGHSYAPGMPLKATEEERLALRQASDLLTQAGFEILHRSGGSTPTATLTGDSVATEVRPGVYVFNDAQQLELERCAPEDIALTVAATVVSRHEGDDVIPRRIVLDSGSKILGGDRPAWATGFGRLLDYPEARITALSEHHATVVWPADAELPPLGERLRVIPNHVCVAVNLVDDITVVASGKIVDRWRVAARGKNK, encoded by the coding sequence GTGATGACAATCCCAGAAGAAGTCGACACTCCAGAGATCCTGGTCGACCGGGATGTGCTCCAGCGGAACATCGACCGCATGGCCGCTGCCGTCCACGCGAAAGGCTTGAACCTCCGACCCCACGTGAAAACCCACAAGGTGCCCGAAATCGCGCAACTGCAGCTGGCGGCCGGTGCAGTCGGCATCACTGTCGCGACCCTCGGGGAGGCTGAAGTCTTTGCAGGACACGGAGCTACCGACATCTTCATCGCTTACCCCATCTGGGTCGGTCCTCGTCAAGCCGAACGCCTGCGCCGACTTGCTGCCACCATAAAGATCTCAGTAGGACTGGATTCACGGGAGGCCGCCCAAGCCATGGGAGCGTCCTTGGATGACGCAGCCAGCGACTTTGACGTGCTGCTGGAAATCGACAGCGGCCATCACCGAAGCGGAATCGCTCCAGGTGCGGTCGTTGACGTGGCCCGCGCCGCGGCGCGCGCCGGTCTGAGGGTCAGAGGCGTCTTCACCTTCCCGGGCCACAGCTATGCCCCCGGGATGCCCCTGAAAGCAACCGAAGAAGAACGGTTGGCCCTCAGACAGGCCTCGGACCTGCTTACGCAAGCAGGATTTGAAATCCTGCATCGCAGCGGCGGTTCAACTCCCACCGCCACTCTCACCGGTGATTCCGTAGCCACCGAGGTCCGGCCTGGAGTTTATGTCTTCAATGACGCCCAGCAACTGGAACTGGAACGATGCGCCCCTGAAGACATCGCGCTGACCGTCGCCGCAACAGTGGTAAGCCGGCATGAGGGCGACGACGTCATACCGCGAAGGATCGTCCTGGACTCCGGCAGCAAAATCCTGGGCGGCGACCGACCTGCGTGGGCCACCGGCTTTGGACGGCTGCTCGACTATCCCGAAGCACGCATCACCGCGCTCTCGGAACATCACGCGACCGTGGTCTGGCCAGCAGATGCAGAGCTCCCGCCTCTCGGAGAGCGGTTACGGGTAATACCGAACCACGTATGCGTGGCCGTGAATCTCGTTGACGACATCACTGTCGTCGCCAGCGGCAAAATCGTGGACCGCTGGCGCGTAGCCGCACGCGGAAAAAACAAATAG